GCGTCGCCGACAAGGCCACCGGACGTCCCATGGACCACCGGCTGCTGTTCCGCATCGCCAGCGTCACCAAGTCGTTCACCTCGACGGTCGCGCTGCAGCTCGCCGCCGAACGCCGGCTCTCGCTCGACGACACCGTCGAGGAGTGGCTGCCGGGCGTCGTCCGGGGCAACGGCAACGACGGCTCGAAGATCACCGTCCGGCAGCTGCTCGCGCAGACGAGCGGCCTGCACGACTACACGTCCGACCCGCGCATCTTCGCCGAGCCCGGACGGACCTGGACGCCCGAGGAGCTCGTCTCCATCGCGATGGAGACCCCGCCGCACCACGCGCCCGGCACCGACTGGAACTACTCGAACACCAACTACGTCCTGGCCGGGATGATCATCGAGAAGGCGACGGGCAACCCGCTCGGGGAGGAGTACGAGAAGCGCATCTTCCGGCCGCTGCGGCTCCGGCACACCTCCTACGCCCCGGAGCGCCTCACGTTCCCCGGCCCGTACGTCCACGGCTACTACTTCGAGTTCGGCGACGTCAGCACGATGGTCAGCCCGTCGAGCGGGCGCGCGGCGGGCGGCATCGTCTCGACCGTGGACGACGTCGCGCGCTTCCACCGGGCCCTGTTCACCGGGCGGCTGCTCCCCCGGCGGCAGATGCGCGAGCTGACGACCGTCCGGCCCGTCAACGACGGCGGGATCATCGAGGACTACGGCCTCGGCGTCGCGCGGATCAAGTTCTCGTGCGGCTACGCGTGGGGCCACGACGGCGGCTTCCCCGGCTACCGCACCTGGACCTACACCGGCGCCGACGGCAAGCGGCAGGCCGTGATCACCTACAACGAGTCGGCGCTGGAAAACAACACGACATTCCGCGCTGATCTCGCAAAGGCCGCCGACGACGCATTTTGTGCGTAACGGATCGCACGCTAGATCGTTGCCCGGTTTCTTGTGCCCGGCTGAGCAGTGATCTTCGCGTTTTGTTCGCACGCCCTACAGAAACGGCGCGGCGACCGTGCGTACGGTCGGGAGCCACGGCCGGATCGCCGGCCGTCCCGAACGGTGACGGAGGTGCCCGTGTCCAGAACCGTCGAAGCCGGAGCCGCCGAGCGGGCGGGCCGGGTTCCGCCGCGGCTCGCCCGCATCATGCGCCCCGAACTGCCCAGCCTCGCCGGGGAGATCATCACCGAGATCCGCCGCGGCATCCCCGAGTACGCGCGGCCGCTGGACGGCCCGTACGGGCAGGTGCTGCGGCTCAGCGTGGAGCACAACCTCGCCGCGTTCGTCGACCGCGTCGCCGGACCGCCGGGCGCGGCGCCGCCCGCCCCCGGCTCCGGCGGCGGCGACCTCGCCCGCACCGCCCGGATGCTCGGCCAGTACGAGGCCCACGAGGGCCGCACCCTCGACACCCTCCAGGCCGCGTACCGGATCGGCGGCCAGGTCGCGTGGCGCCGCGTCATGAAGGTCGCGCCGCGCCACGACATCTCGTCGGCCGTCATGTCCCGCCTGGCCGACGCGCTGTTCAGCTTCCTCGACGAACTCGCCGCACTGTCCCTCGAGGGCTACCTGGAGGCCCGCGAACGGCCGATCCCCGCACTGGACGAGCGCCGCCGCCGGCTCCTGCGCCGCGTCCTCGACCACTCGCCGCACGACGCGTCCGACCTCGAACAGGCCGCGCACGCCGCCGGATGGACCGTCCCGGACGAGGTCACCCTCGTCGCCGTCGAACCCGAGGCGCGGTGCGTGTGGACGGCCCTCGACGACGACGTCCTCGCCGACCTCGAGACCGACGCGCCGCACCTGCTCGTCCCCGGCCCCTGCACGGGGGCGCGCCGCACGATGCTCGACGCCGCCGTCCCGGGCCGCCGCCTCGCGATCGGCCTCACCGTCCCGCTGCAGCAGGCCGCCGACTCGCTGCGCTGGGCCCGCCGCGGCCTCGGGCTCGCACTGGACGGCGTCGTCGACGACCGCGTCGTCCAGTGCGAGGAGCACCTGGTCACCCTGTGGCTGTTCTCCGACCCCGCCCTGGTCGAGCAGCTCACCCGCCGCCGGCTCGGCATCCTCGACACGATGACCCCCGGGCAGCAGGACCGGCTGACCGAGACGCTCCGGACCTGGCTCGTCACCCGCGGCACCGCCGCCGAGATCGCGGCCGAACTGCACATCCACCCGCAGACCGTCCGCTACCGGATGCGGAAGATCGAGCAGACCTTCGGCGACGAACTCACCGACCCGGAGGCCCGCTTCGGCATCGAGGTCGCACTCCGCGCCGCGCACCTGCGCCCCACCCCCGCCCGCCCCCGCTGACGCCCGCCCCGCCCGTCCGTCCGGCGGCGCGGCGCCGCCGGGACGCCGCTCGCCGAGACGTCGCGCGTGCCCGCTTCCCGGCACCCGCCCGGCGTCGCGCACGCGACGCGCGCGGCGACCGGGCGTCCGTCCGGCGGGGTCTGGGAGGATCGGCGGGTGTCCCTTTTCTCCCGAACCGCGGTACTCGCCGCGGTGCTCGTCCTCAGCGCCGCGTGCGGCACCGAGGTCCACTCCTCCCCGGCCGCCGACGGCGGCGCGGCGGTCCCCTCGCCGACCGCGTCCGGCGCGCCCTCGCCCATCCCCCCGTTGCGGACGCCGGAACTCGCGCGGACGGAGTGCTCGCCGGACGGCGTCCGGCTCGAGGCCCTGGAACCGGACGCGGCGATGGGGCTGCGCGGGATGCGCGTGAAGCTCGTGAACTGCGGCGACGAGCCCTACCGGGTGAACGGCTACCCGGCGCTGCGCGTCCTCGGCGAGAGCGGGAAGCCGTTCGAGGTCCGGATCGTCAAGGGTTCGGCGACCGTGCCCGATCCGGGGCCGAAGGCGATCGCCGTCCGTCCCGGCGCGTCCGCGTCGGCGGTCGTGACCTGGCGGAACACGGTGACCTACGGGACGAACGTGAACGGCGTGTTCCTGGAGGTCACCCCCGGCACCGGCCGGAACCCGCTGAACCTGCGCGTACCGGGCGGGCTCGACCTCGGCACCACCGGGCGCCTGGAAGTGACCGCCTGGTCGCTACCCTGACACCCGATGGTCGCGCGGCGACGTCCACTGCCCGTCGTGCCGGATCCCCACCGGACGGACGTGCGGCGCGGGCCGGACGGGCCACCCGGCGGGCGGCGGGCTCTGCGGGACGGCCCGTCCCGGACGGGCGGCGCGCGACCCGTCCGGAACGGCGCCGGGCGCGGCCCTCCGCACCGCCCTCGGCGCGGCCTTCGGTGCGGCCCCGCGGCGGCGTTCGTGGCGCGGGAACGCGAGCAGCGCCAGCACCGCCAGCAGCACGCCCGTGGCGCGCAGCCCGAACCGCACGATGTCGCCCGGCCACGGTTCGCCGAACAGCAGCGTCGCCGACAGCAGCAGGTGCGTCTTCGCGGTCACGGTGACGACCGTGACGATGATCGTGAGGCGGCACCGCTGCAGCCCGATGGAGACGAGCCCGAGCCCGAGCACGCCCGCCAGCAGGAACAGGTACGGGTGCGGGGTGGCGAGAACGCCGAACCCGGCGCCGTCCGCCAGCAGCATCGCCGTCCCCAGCCCGAACGCCTCCGTCGCGCCGAGCAGGACGCCCGCCCCGACCCCGTACGCGATCCCGGTCACGGGCCGCGCGTGCCGCCCGGCGACCGGCCGGTCGCGGACGCTGAACATCCAGATCGGCACCGCGAGGGACGGCACGAACACCAGCCCCGCCTTCCACAGCGGCAGCGCGCCCGCCGCGTCCTCGCCGCCCGTCCGGTGCAGGGCGTCGCCGAGCGACTCGCCCGCCCCCGGCAGTACCGACAGCGCGGCCGTCACCATCGCGGCGACGGTGACGACCACGGCGAGCCACTCGCGCGAGGTGGGCCGCTCCCCGAAGCCGCTCATCCCGACGACGAGCAGCAGCGTCAGGCTGAGGCCGTAGGCGGGCAGGGCCGCGACCACCGGCAGCGTGACCAGCGCCGCCGCCGAGATCGCGAACCCGCCGATCAGCAGGAAGACGGCCGCGAGCCAGCTCGGGCCGCGCACCAGCTCGGCCCCGGCGCGCAGCGGATGCCGGCCGCCGATCGGGACCATCCGCCCGACGGCCGTCTTGAACATGACGAAGGCGATGATGTAGACGGCCTGCGCGGCACAGGCGAGGACGACGGCGTGCATGGCGCACCTCCGAAGGCGCGGCTCCGCGAGGGCCGAGCACCCGAAGGCGTCCGAACACCCGCTCACCAGGCGTATAACACTTCTGAAACGGATGGTGACATGGCGAGGGCGTCCGGCGATTCGCCGCCGAGCACGGAGATATTCGTGTTTTTGTGCGCCTAAGTGACAGATCGTGAATCGGGTTCGGGATCGCCGGACAGCCGCCGCCGGACGACCTTCCCCGTCGCGTTCCGCGGCAGTTCGTCCACGAAGTGCACGTCGCGCGGAACGGCGAACCGGGCGAGATGGTCCCGGACGTGCGCCCGCACCGCGTCCGCGTCGAGCGACGCACCGTCCCGCAGCACGACGAACGCCGCCGCGCGCTGCCCGAACTCCTCGTCCGGCACCCCCGTGACCGCGACCTCCCGGACCTCCGGCAACCCCTCGATGATCTCCTCGATCGCCCCCGGGAACACGTTCTCGCCGCCGGAGACGATCATGTCGTCGTCCCGTCCGTGCACGAACAGCCGGCCCCGCCCGTCGACCCGGCCCACGTCCCCGAGGCCGATCATCCCGTCGCGCATCTCCTTCGTGCCGCCGGACGTGTACCCCGCGAACAGCAGCTCGTTCGCCGCGAAGATCCGCCCGACCGTCCCCGCCGGGACCCGTTCGCCCTCGTCGTCCAGGATCGCCAGCCGGGTGCCCGGCGGCGGCGTCCCCGCCGTGTCCGGCGCCGCCCGCAGATCCGCGGGCGTCGCGATCGTCACCCAGGACGCCTCCGTCGACCCGTACAGGTTGTAGAGGACGTCGCCGAACGCGTCCATGAACGCCGTCGCCAGCGTCGCCGGCAGCGCCGACCCGCTGACCGCCGCGATCCGCAGCGACGGCAGCGCCGGCCGGTCCGGCACGTCCAGCACCCGCTGCAGCATCACCGGCACCGCCACCAGCGCGGTCGCCTCCGTCGCCGCGATCGTCCGCAGCGTCTCCGCCGGGTCGAACCGGGGCCGCAGGACGATCGTCGCGCGCAGCGAGATCGCGACCTGCAGCATCGCGTAGCCCCACGTGTGGAACAGCGGCGCCTCGATGAACATCCGCTCGTGCACCCGGTACGGGATCCGCGACAGGATCGACGTCAGCGGCGACAGCCCCGGCCGCGACTTGCGGTCGGCCCCCTTCGGGCGCCCGGTCGTCCCCGAACTGAGCACGATCGTCCGCCCCGTCTTGCCGGGCGGCTCCACCCTCGACCCGTCGTCGCCCGCGACGAGCGCCTCCAGCTCCGCGTCGGTGATGGCCCGGACGCCGTCCGGCAGCGCCTCCCGGAACCCCGCGAACTCCTCGTCGGCGATCACCACGTCCACCGACTGCTCGTCCACCACCGCGACGAGCTGCTCGACGCTCATCCCCGTGTTCATCAGCACCAGGTCGGCGCCCGCCTTGCCGCACGCCGCGAGCGCCTCGATCATCCCGCGGTGGTTCCGGCACAGCACCGCCACGACCTTCCCCCGCACCTGCGCGGCGAGCCGGTCGGTGCGCACGTCGAGCTCCCCGTAGGTCAGCTCGCCGAGATGGTCGATGATCGCGACCCGGTCCGGGTCCCGCGCGGCCGCGGACACGACCGTCCCGCCCAGCACGGTGCCCCACTTGCGCAGGGCCCCGAGCTGGCGGGCGACCCTGAGCGGCGGACCCGGGCGCCACAGCCCGCTCCGGGCGAACATCCCGCCCGCCCGCGCGACCGACGCCGTGCGGCGCCCGAACTCCGAACCGCTCATCGAACGCTCCCCATCATGGTCATTTGGGTTTCCGACCGTACGGATGGGGAAGTGCCGGTTTCTTCTGTTTCAGCCCAGCTATTCGCGTTCGGGCTTATCAGACGGCTGACAAGGTCACGCGCCGCCGAGCTTCGCCGGGACGCCCGCGTCCGCCTCGTCCGCCGGCTCCGGCTCGGGCAGGTCGAGGCTGTCGCGCAGCCGCACCGGCTTCAGCGCCACCGCGGCGACGATCCCGACGACCGCGATCGCCGCGGAGATCAGGAAGATGTGCCCGGTCGCGTCCCCGTACGCCGCCCGGACGATCTCGCGGATCGGCTCCGGCAGCGCCGCGACGTCCAGGTCCCCGCCCACGCCGGCGCTCTGCGACGCCGGAACGCCCAGCTTGGCGAGTCCCTCCGCGATGTGGTCCGACACCTTGGTCGCCAGCACCGCGCCGAGCACCGACACGCCGATCGTCCCGCCGAGCGACCGGAAGAACGTGACCGTCCCGCTCGCCGCGCCGATCTCCTCCAGCCGCACCGAGTTCTGCACGACCAGCACGAGGTTCTGCATCGTCATGCCGACGCCCGCGCCGATCAGGAACATCCCGACGCCCATGTAGACCAGCGACGTCTCGTGGTCGATGAACGACAGCATCGCGAACCCGATGGTCAGCACCACCGCGCCGGTGACGATGTACCGCTTGACCGTCCCGGTCTTGGTCGCCAGCCGCCCCGCGATCGTGGACGACCCGAGGACGCCCAGCATCATCGGGAACGTCAGCAGCCCCGCCTTCGTCGGGCTGAACCCGCGCCCGATCTGGAAGTACTGCCCCAGGAACACGGCCCCGCCGAACATGGCCATGCCCACCGCGAGGCTCGCGACGATCGCCAGCGCCGTGTTCCGCTGCGTCACGATCTTCAGCGGCACGATCGGCTCGCGCACCCGCGCCTCGACCCACACCGCGACACCGAGCAGCACCAGGCCGCCCGCCACCATCGCCGCGGTCTGCCACGACAGCCACGCGAAGTTGTTGCCGACGAACGTCACCCAGATCAGCAGGGTGCTCACCCCGCCCGCGATGAGCAGCGCACCCCAGTAGTCGATCTTGACGTCGTCCCGCCTGAACACCGGCAGCTTCAGCGTCTTCTGCAGCATCACCAGCGCGACCAGCGAGAACGGCACCCCGATGAAGAAGCACCAGCGCCAGCCCAGCCACGACGTGTCGACGATCAGGCCACCGAGCAGCGGCCCCCCGACCGTCGCGACCGCCATGACCGCGCCCAGATAACCGTAGTAACGCCCACGATCACGCGGGCTGATCATCGCGGCCATGATGATCTGCACCAGAATCTGCAGGGCGCCCATCCCGAGCCCCTGCACCGCCCGCGCGGCGATCAGCTGCCCGGTGTTCGTCGCGAACCCGGACGCCAGCGACGCCACGGTGAAGATCACGATCGCGATCTGCAGCAACAGCTTCTTGCTGTAGAGGTCGGCGAGCTTGCCCCAGATCGGCGTGCTCGCCGTCGACACCAGCAGGGTCGCCGTGACGACCCAGGTGTACTGCGACTGGCTGCCCTTCAGGGCGCCGATGATCTGCGGCAGCGCCGTCGACACCACCGTGGAGCTGAGCATCGCGACGAACAGCACCAGCAACAGCCCGCTCAGGGCCTCCAGGATCTGCCGCCGCGACATCGCCGGCGACGGGGCACGCACACTCAAGGACGCCTCCGATGAACTAGTGGGAACGGGAGGTTCAAGCGCCGCCACCGGAAATATATTCCCACTGCGCAAAGTTGCCCAGAGTGCAAGGTCACCCCGCACCAGTAGGGTCACGGAGGCATGGAGAGTCTGCGCGAGCGCAAGAAGGAGGCGACACGTCGCGCCCTGCACCGGGCCGCGATCCGCCTCACCATCGAACACGGACTCGACAACGTCACCGTCGAGGCCATCGCCGACGCCGCGGACGTCTCCCGCCGCACCTTCTCGAACTACTTCGCCGCCAAGGAGGACGCACTCCTCTACGGCGACGGCGAACGCATGCAGTCGCTCCTGCGCACCTTCGCCTCCCGCCCCCCGAACGAACGCGCCTGGCCCGCCCTCCGAAACTCCCTGCACGCGCTCATGGAAGAGGTAGGCGAACCGGACCCGGAGTGGGCCGCACAGGCCCGATTGGCGCGCGCGCACCCGTCCGTCCTGGCCCGCCAACTCGCGCGCTGGGCCGACTTCGAGCGCACCCTCGCCGCCCTCATCACCGAACGCGACGGCCTACCCCCCGAAAGCCCCCGCCCCCGAATCCTCGCGGGCGCCTTCATGACGACCCTCCGCATCGCCTCCCTGGCCTGGACCGACCAACACCCCCCACGCTCCCTGGCAGCAGTCGCAGACGAACACCTAAACGAAATGTCCCGAGCCTTCGACTGAAGGACCTCGGCGAACGCCCACGCAAGCGATCGTCCGCAATTGGCCCTATCTTTAATATATAATTGTAATTATTATTAGTTGCAATAGACGTTAGATTAGATACAGGCTTCAAAATTGATATTTGGATTACACGAGGCATTCAATGGACGGAAGACAAAGGAATGGCGAGCCAATCTAGAATGACCGAGTTTAGTGATTGAACTCGCCACATGAGCCAGTCTTCTAATTTTGCAGTTACATTTTAGAAAGAACAAAAATATAGACGCTTAGCCGGGTTGATAGATACCGAAATGGCGCACACGTCCTACATTTAAGATTTGGACTAATCTACCAGAAGTCGGCCGCCCCCGTAGTCGGCGGCTCGAAATTTGATTAACGAAATCTTTAATGTAGTTCAAGTTTTGTTTATCAAATCTTGTGGTTGATTGTGTGCTGCGCCGCACGGGAATGCCTCCCCATACGGCCACTCCACCGGACTTAACGACAAGATATTGAAGAGGTCAAGATATGAAAGAAGAGGGGTTTCCCAGCATCCACAAGCGCACGGCTAAGGACGACACGATCACCCTTCTCACAAAAAAGGCATCGACCCGGAGCGGCCACCAAGCCGGAACCACATGGGCACCAGTAGCAAGACCCCTGCCGTTGCCGCCACCGGAAATCGCAAGATGGTGAAGACGATCTCGACCGTCAGCCAGGCAGGTCATCCGCGTTTCAAAATAAACAGCGCCTCAATGGACCGGCGAGCCTTCATCGAGTTTTACAAGTAACTCACCGCGGACACAGAGCGGAAGACCTTCTTGATTGTGACGTCAGATCTGTCCACACCACAGCCGAGGTCCGGGAACACGTTGAACGAAACTCCGTCCGGGAGTCAGAGAAAGACTCAGAAGCACGGCAGCGCCTCAACCCGGCCGTCCAGCTTAGGAAGGCCGAGGAGGTCTGTATATGGGTCGTGCCGTTCAGCGCCCGTCTGAAGCCGTCCGAATTGCCTCCCGGAGTGTGGCTCGGGTGAGCAGCAGGACGAAACCTTCGGGGTCCTTGCTGTCGCGGACGGCCACCGTGCCGGGGAGCCCTGCCAGCTCGACGCAGTTGCCGCCGTTGGAACCGCTTCGGCTTGCCTTGCGCCAGGTGACGTTCTTCAGGTCCATTTTTCCTGGACCACCTTCCTAATGAGTTCACACGACATCTGTTCCGTGAGCGCCCGCGAACGAAGAGTGACCAGCGTGCGTGCCAGAGTGGTCAGCTCTGCGGGATCGTCTGTCGTGATACCGCGGACCGCTGTCTCGATGTAGGCCACCTCGCTGCGGTCATTCATGGTGGCAACCACGAACGCACCCATGTTGCCGTCATGCTCGCCGCTTCCCAACACTACTTGAACGGTGATGTTGGGCAACGTGCTGAGGGAAATCAGCTTCTCTAGCTGCTCCCTCATCGTCTCGGAGTTGCCGACTTGCCGGTAGAGCGCCTGTTCGTCGATGAGCAGCACGACCGTCGGCGGGGGGTTCTCGCCATCGTTCCGGGTCAGGACCGTCTGTCGTTCCAGTCGGGCGTCGGCGGCTTCCTGGTTGCCACGCAGGATCGCCAGGGCGTAGGAGGGTGTCTGCGCGAGGCCCGGCATCACCGAGTGTTCCCAGCAGACGAGCATCGCGGCGTCTGCTTCCATCTTTGGCCAGTCGAACCAGATCGGTACTGGATGGCCGTCCTTGTTCAGGTCCTGCCACAGGCTGATGAGCGATCCGTTCGCCTCAAGGTAGTCGTCTGCGATCTCCACGAAAGATCGAGTAGCTCGCTTCTTCCCG
The nucleotide sequence above comes from Actinomadura algeriensis. Encoded proteins:
- a CDS encoding serine hydrolase domain-containing protein; amino-acid sequence: MPRIRRTARRTALAAAVAATAVTSVAVPAAHADRHDRPDRHDRHHRHDRTVEAWADRLVADGAPGVTIMTRRGRHVSHATAGVADKATGRPMDHRLLFRIASVTKSFTSTVALQLAAERRLSLDDTVEEWLPGVVRGNGNDGSKITVRQLLAQTSGLHDYTSDPRIFAEPGRTWTPEELVSIAMETPPHHAPGTDWNYSNTNYVLAGMIIEKATGNPLGEEYEKRIFRPLRLRHTSYAPERLTFPGPYVHGYYFEFGDVSTMVSPSSGRAAGGIVSTVDDVARFHRALFTGRLLPRRQMRELTTVRPVNDGGIIEDYGLGVARIKFSCGYAWGHDGGFPGYRTWTYTGADGKRQAVITYNESALENNTTFRADLAKAADDAFCA
- a CDS encoding helix-turn-helix domain-containing protein, which translates into the protein MSRTVEAGAAERAGRVPPRLARIMRPELPSLAGEIITEIRRGIPEYARPLDGPYGQVLRLSVEHNLAAFVDRVAGPPGAAPPAPGSGGGDLARTARMLGQYEAHEGRTLDTLQAAYRIGGQVAWRRVMKVAPRHDISSAVMSRLADALFSFLDELAALSLEGYLEARERPIPALDERRRRLLRRVLDHSPHDASDLEQAAHAAGWTVPDEVTLVAVEPEARCVWTALDDDVLADLETDAPHLLVPGPCTGARRTMLDAAVPGRRLAIGLTVPLQQAADSLRWARRGLGLALDGVVDDRVVQCEEHLVTLWLFSDPALVEQLTRRRLGILDTMTPGQQDRLTETLRTWLVTRGTAAEIAAELHIHPQTVRYRMRKIEQTFGDELTDPEARFGIEVALRAAHLRPTPARPR
- a CDS encoding DUF4232 domain-containing protein; amino-acid sequence: MSLFSRTAVLAAVLVLSAACGTEVHSSPAADGGAAVPSPTASGAPSPIPPLRTPELARTECSPDGVRLEALEPDAAMGLRGMRVKLVNCGDEPYRVNGYPALRVLGESGKPFEVRIVKGSATVPDPGPKAIAVRPGASASAVVTWRNTVTYGTNVNGVFLEVTPGTGRNPLNLRVPGGLDLGTTGRLEVTAWSLP
- a CDS encoding AMP-binding protein, translating into MSGSEFGRRTASVARAGGMFARSGLWRPGPPLRVARQLGALRKWGTVLGGTVVSAAARDPDRVAIIDHLGELTYGELDVRTDRLAAQVRGKVVAVLCRNHRGMIEALAACGKAGADLVLMNTGMSVEQLVAVVDEQSVDVVIADEEFAGFREALPDGVRAITDAELEALVAGDDGSRVEPPGKTGRTIVLSSGTTGRPKGADRKSRPGLSPLTSILSRIPYRVHERMFIEAPLFHTWGYAMLQVAISLRATIVLRPRFDPAETLRTIAATEATALVAVPVMLQRVLDVPDRPALPSLRIAAVSGSALPATLATAFMDAFGDVLYNLYGSTEASWVTIATPADLRAAPDTAGTPPPGTRLAILDDEGERVPAGTVGRIFAANELLFAGYTSGGTKEMRDGMIGLGDVGRVDGRGRLFVHGRDDDMIVSGGENVFPGAIEEIIEGLPEVREVAVTGVPDEEFGQRAAAFVVLRDGASLDADAVRAHVRDHLARFAVPRDVHFVDELPRNATGKVVRRRLSGDPEPDSRSVT
- a CDS encoding MDR family MFS transporter, which encodes MSRRQILEALSGLLLVLFVAMLSSTVVSTALPQIIGALKGSQSQYTWVVTATLLVSTASTPIWGKLADLYSKKLLLQIAIVIFTVASLASGFATNTGQLIAARAVQGLGMGALQILVQIIMAAMISPRDRGRYYGYLGAVMAVATVGGPLLGGLIVDTSWLGWRWCFFIGVPFSLVALVMLQKTLKLPVFRRDDVKIDYWGALLIAGGVSTLLIWVTFVGNNFAWLSWQTAAMVAGGLVLLGVAVWVEARVREPIVPLKIVTQRNTALAIVASLAVGMAMFGGAVFLGQYFQIGRGFSPTKAGLLTFPMMLGVLGSSTIAGRLATKTGTVKRYIVTGAVVLTIGFAMLSFIDHETSLVYMGVGMFLIGAGVGMTMQNLVLVVQNSVRLEEIGAASGTVTFFRSLGGTIGVSVLGAVLATKVSDHIAEGLAKLGVPASQSAGVGGDLDVAALPEPIREIVRAAYGDATGHIFLISAAIAVVGIVAAVALKPVRLRDSLDLPEPEPADEADAGVPAKLGGA
- a CDS encoding TetR/AcrR family transcriptional regulator; translated protein: MESLRERKKEATRRALHRAAIRLTIEHGLDNVTVEAIADAADVSRRTFSNYFAAKEDALLYGDGERMQSLLRTFASRPPNERAWPALRNSLHALMEEVGEPDPEWAAQARLARAHPSVLARQLARWADFERTLAALITERDGLPPESPRPRILAGAFMTTLRIASLAWTDQHPPRSLAAVADEHLNEMSRAFD
- a CDS encoding DUF397 domain-containing protein, which produces MDLKNVTWRKASRSGSNGGNCVELAGLPGTVAVRDSKDPEGFVLLLTRATLREAIRTASDGR
- a CDS encoding helix-turn-helix domain-containing protein, which gives rise to MPLRGRAMSPRRQRQPRETPALVAFGRQMRRLREAKGVKQETLAHLTSVSGPQVSRIEAGKKRATRSFVEIADDYLEANGSLISLWQDLNKDGHPVPIWFDWPKMEADAAMLVCWEHSVMPGLAQTPSYALAILRGNQEAADARLERQTVLTRNDGENPPPTVVLLIDEQALYRQVGNSETMREQLEKLISLSTLPNITVQVVLGSGEHDGNMGAFVVATMNDRSEVAYIETAVRGITTDDPAELTTLARTLVTLRSRALTEQMSCELIRKVVQEKWT